The Hemibagrus wyckioides isolate EC202008001 linkage group LG12, SWU_Hwy_1.0, whole genome shotgun sequence genome includes a window with the following:
- the LOC131362431 gene encoding multiple epidermal growth factor-like domains protein 10 isoform X1, which translates to MYEVCVCQSGTVCVCQSGPVCVCLSLWDCVCLSIWACVCVSVTLGLCVSVNLGLCVCVCHSGTVCVCQSGPVCVCLSLWACVCVSVNLGLCVSVNLGLCVCLSIWACVCVCQSGPVCVSVTLGLCVSVNLGLCVCVCVCHSGPVCVCASGCVCVSLWPCVCASGCVCVCHSGPVCVRVGVCVCVSLWPCVCASGCVCVCVCVTLGLCEWVCVCVTLTLCVCECVCVCHSGPVCVCVCVCHSGPVCVCVCVCVTLALCVCECHSGPVCVRVGVCVSLWPCVCVCVSLWACVCVRVGVSLWPCVCVCVCVTLGLCVCVCHSGPVCVCEWVWVCVCHSGPVCVCEWVCHSGPVCVCVCVCVRKRGHECVFFCTCSNPLPYKC; encoded by the exons atgtatgaggtgtgtgtctgtcaatctgggactgtgtgtgtctgtcaatctgggcctgtgtgtgtgtgtctgtcactctgggactgtgtgtgtctgtcaatctgggcctgtgtgtgtgtgtctgtcactctgggactgtgtgtgtctgtcaatctgggactgtgtgtgtgtgtctgtcactctggtactgtgtgtgtctgtcaatctgggcctgtgtgtgtgtgtctgtcactctgggcctgtgtgtgtgtgtctgtcaatctgggcctgtgtgtgtctgtcaatctgggcctgtgtgtgtgtctgtcaatctgggcctgtgtgtgtgtctgtcaatctgggcctgtgtgtgtgtctgtcactctgggactgtgtgtgtctgtcaatctgggcctgtgtgtgtgtgtgtgtgtgtgtcactctgggcctgtgtgtgtgtgtgcgagtgggtgtgtgtgtgtgtcactctggccctgtgtgtgtgcgagtgggtgtgtgtgtgtgtgtcactctggccctgtgtgtgtgcgagtgggtgtgtgtgtgtgtgtgtcactctggccctgtgtgtgtgcgagtgggtgtgtgtgtgtgtgtgtgtgtgtcactctgggCCTGtgcgagtgggtgtgtgtgtgtgtcactctgaccctgtgtgtgtgcgagtgtgtgtgtgtgtgtcactctgggccagtgtgtgtgtgtgtgtgtgtgtgtcactctgggccagtgtgtgtgtgtgtgtgtgtgtgtgtcactctggccctgtgtgtgtgtgagtgtcactctggccctgtgtgtgtgcgagtgggtgtgtgtgtgtcactctggccgtgtgtgtgtgtgtgtgtgtcactctgggcctgtgtgtgtgtgcgagtgggtg tgtcactctggccctgtgtgtgtgtgtgtgtgtgtgtcactctgggcctgtgtgtgtgtgtgtgtcactctggacctgtgtgtgtgtgcgagtgggtgtgggtgtgtgtgtgtcactctgggcctgtgtgtgtgtgcgagtgggTGTGTCACTctggccctgtgtgtgtgtgtgtgtgtgtgtgtgtgagaaagagaggacatgagtgtgtattTTTCTGCACATGCTCTAACCCTCTGCCTTATAAATGCTGA
- the LOC131362431 gene encoding multiple epidermal growth factor-like domains protein 10 isoform X5 produces the protein MRCVSVNLGLCVSVNLGLCVSVNLGLCVSVNLGLCVCLSIWACVCVCQSGPVCVSVTLGLCVSVNLGLCVCVCVCHSGPVCVCASGCVCVSLWPCVCASGCVCVCHSGPVCVRVGVCVCVSLWPCVCASGCVCVCVCVTLGLCEWVCVCVTLTLCVCECVCVCHSGPVCVCVCVCHSGPVCVCVCVCVTLALCVCECHSGPVCVRVGVCVSLWPCVCVCVSLWACVCVRVGVSLWPCVCVCVCVTLGLCVCVCHSGPVCVCEWVWVCVCHSGPVCVCEWVCHSGPVCVCVCVCVRKRGHECVFFCTCSNPLPYKC, from the exons atgaggtgtgtgtctgtcaatctgggactgtgtgtgtctgtcaatctggg actgtgtgtgtctgtcaatctggga ctgtgtgtgtctgtcaatctgggcctgtgtgtgtgtctgtcaatctgggcctgtgtgtgtgtctgtcaatctgggcctgtgtgtgtgtctgtcactctgggactgtgtgtgtctgtcaatctgggcctgtgtgtgtgtgtgtgtgtgtgtcactctgggcctgtgtgtgtgtgtgcgagtgggtgtgtgtgtgtgtcactctggccctgtgtgtgtgcgagtgggtgtgtgtgtgtgtgtcactctggccctgtgtgtgtgcgagtgggtgtgtgtgtgtgtgtgtcactctggccctgtgtgtgtgcgagtgggtgtgtgtgtgtgtgtgtgtgtgtcactctgggCCTGtgcgagtgggtgtgtgtgtgtgtcactctgaccctgtgtgtgtgcgagtgtgtgtgtgtgtgtcactctgggccagtgtgtgtgtgtgtgtgtgtgtgtcactctgggccagtgtgtgtgtgtgtgtgtgtgtgtgtcactctggccctgtgtgtgtgtgagtgtcactctggccctgtgtgtgtgcgagtgggtgtgtgtgtgtcactctggccgtgtgtgtgtgtgtgtgtgtcactctgggcctgtgtgtgtgtgcgagtgggtg tgtcactctggccctgtgtgtgtgtgtgtgtgtgtgtcactctgggcctgtgtgtgtgtgtgtgtcactctggacctgtgtgtgtgtgcgagtgggtgtgggtgtgtgtgtgtcactctgggcctgtgtgtgtgtgcgagtgggTGTGTCACTctggccctgtgtgtgtgtgtgtgtgtgtgtgtgtgagaaagagaggacatgagtgtgtattTTTCTGCACATGCTCTAACCCTCTGCCTTATAAATGCTGA
- the LOC131362431 gene encoding multiple epidermal growth factor-like domains protein 10 isoform X2, giving the protein MRCVSVNLGLCVSVNLGLCVSVNLGLCVCVCHSGTVCVCQSGPVCVCLSLWACVCVSVNLGLCVSVNLGLCVCLSIWACVCVCQSGPVCVSVTLGLCVSVNLGLCVCVCVCHSGPVCVCASGCVCVSLWPCVCASGCVCVCHSGPVCVRVGVCVCVSLWPCVCASGCVCVCVCVTLGLCEWVCVCVTLTLCVCECVCVCHSGPVCVCVCVCHSGPVCVCVCVCVTLALCVCECHSGPVCVRVGVCVSLWPCVCVCVSLWACVCVRVGVSLWPCVCVCVCVTLGLCVCVCHSGPVCVCEWVWVCVCHSGPVCVCEWVCHSGPVCVCVCVCVRKRGHECVFFCTCSNPLPYKC; this is encoded by the exons atgaggtgtgtgtctgtcaatctgggactgtgtgtgtctgtcaatctggg actgtgtgtgtctgtcaatctgggactgtgtgtgtgtgtctgtcactctggtactgtgtgtgtctgtcaatctgggcctgtgtgtgtgtgtctgtcactctgggcctgtgtgtgtgtgtctgtcaatctgggcctgtgtgtgtctgtcaatctgggcctgtgtgtgtgtctgtcaatctgggcctgtgtgtgtgtctgtcaatctgggcctgtgtgtgtgtctgtcactctgggactgtgtgtgtctgtcaatctgggcctgtgtgtgtgtgtgtgtgtgtgtcactctgggcctgtgtgtgtgtgtgcgagtgggtgtgtgtgtgtgtcactctggccctgtgtgtgtgcgagtgggtgtgtgtgtgtgtgtcactctggccctgtgtgtgtgcgagtgggtgtgtgtgtgtgtgtgtcactctggccctgtgtgtgtgcgagtgggtgtgtgtgtgtgtgtgtgtgtgtcactctgggCCTGtgcgagtgggtgtgtgtgtgtgtcactctgaccctgtgtgtgtgcgagtgtgtgtgtgtgtgtcactctgggccagtgtgtgtgtgtgtgtgtgtgtgtcactctgggccagtgtgtgtgtgtgtgtgtgtgtgtgtcactctggccctgtgtgtgtgtgagtgtcactctggccctgtgtgtgtgcgagtgggtgtgtgtgtgtcactctggccgtgtgtgtgtgtgtgtgtgtcactctgggcctgtgtgtgtgtgcgagtgggtg tgtcactctggccctgtgtgtgtgtgtgtgtgtgtgtcactctgggcctgtgtgtgtgtgtgtgtcactctggacctgtgtgtgtgtgcgagtgggtgtgggtgtgtgtgtgtcactctgggcctgtgtgtgtgtgcgagtgggTGTGTCACTctggccctgtgtgtgtgtgtgtgtgtgtgtgtgtgagaaagagaggacatgagtgtgtattTTTCTGCACATGCTCTAACCCTCTGCCTTATAAATGCTGA
- the LOC131362431 gene encoding multiple epidermal growth factor-like domains protein 10 isoform X3, with product MYEVCVCQSGTVCVCQSGPVCVCLSLWDCVCLSIWACVCVSVTLGLCVSVNLGLCVSVNLGLCVCLSIWACVCVCQSGPVCVSVTLGLCVSVNLGLCVCVCVCHSGPVCVCASGCVCVSLWPCVCASGCVCVCHSGPVCVRVGVCVCVSLWPCVCASGCVCVCVCVTLGLCEWVCVCVTLTLCVCECVCVCHSGPVCVCVCVCHSGPVCVCVCVCVTLALCVCECHSGPVCVRVGVCVSLWPCVCVCVSLWACVCVRVGVSLWPCVCVCVCVTLGLCVCVCHSGPVCVCEWVWVCVCHSGPVCVCEWVCHSGPVCVCVCVCVRKRGHECVFFCTCSNPLPYKC from the exons atgtatgaggtgtgtgtctgtcaatctgggactgtgtgtgtctgtcaatctgggcctgtgtgtgtgtgtctgtcactctgggactgtgtgtgtctgtcaatctgggcctgtgtgtgtgtgtctgtcactctgggactgtgtgtgtctgtcaatctggga ctgtgtgtgtctgtcaatctgggcctgtgtgtgtgtctgtcaatctgggcctgtgtgtgtgtctgtcaatctgggcctgtgtgtgtgtctgtcactctgggactgtgtgtgtctgtcaatctgggcctgtgtgtgtgtgtgtgtgtgtgtcactctgggcctgtgtgtgtgtgtgcgagtgggtgtgtgtgtgtgtcactctggccctgtgtgtgtgcgagtgggtgtgtgtgtgtgtgtcactctggccctgtgtgtgtgcgagtgggtgtgtgtgtgtgtgtgtcactctggccctgtgtgtgtgcgagtgggtgtgtgtgtgtgtgtgtgtgtgtcactctgggCCTGtgcgagtgggtgtgtgtgtgtgtcactctgaccctgtgtgtgtgcgagtgtgtgtgtgtgtgtcactctgggccagtgtgtgtgtgtgtgtgtgtgtgtcactctgggccagtgtgtgtgtgtgtgtgtgtgtgtgtcactctggccctgtgtgtgtgtgagtgtcactctggccctgtgtgtgtgcgagtgggtgtgtgtgtgtcactctggccgtgtgtgtgtgtgtgtgtgtcactctgggcctgtgtgtgtgtgcgagtgggtg tgtcactctggccctgtgtgtgtgtgtgtgtgtgtgtcactctgggcctgtgtgtgtgtgtgtgtcactctggacctgtgtgtgtgtgcgagtgggtgtgggtgtgtgtgtgtcactctgggcctgtgtgtgtgtgcgagtgggTGTGTCACTctggccctgtgtgtgtgtgtgtgtgtgtgtgtgtgagaaagagaggacatgagtgtgtattTTTCTGCACATGCTCTAACCCTCTGCCTTATAAATGCTGA
- the LOC131362431 gene encoding keratin-associated protein 5-5-like isoform X4: MYEVCVCQSGTVCVCQSGPVCVCLSLWDCVCLSIWACVCVSVTLGLCVSVNLGLCVCVCHSGTVCVCQSGPVCVCLSLWACVCVSVNLGLCVSVNLGLCVCLSIWACVCVCQSGPVCVSVTLGLCVSVNLGLCVCVCVCHSGPVCVCASGCVCVSLWPCVCASGCVCVCHSGPVCVRVGVCVCVSLWPCVCASGCVCVCVCVTLGLCEWVCVCVTLTLCVCECVCVCHSGPVCVCVCVCHSGPVCVCVCVCVTLALCVCECHSGPVCVRVGVCVSLWPCVCVCVSLWACVCVRVGVSLWPCVCVCVCVTLGLCVCASGCVTLALCVCVCVCV; this comes from the exons atgtatgaggtgtgtgtctgtcaatctgggactgtgtgtgtctgtcaatctgggcctgtgtgtgtgtgtctgtcactctgggactgtgtgtgtctgtcaatctgggcctgtgtgtgtgtgtctgtcactctgggactgtgtgtgtctgtcaatctgggactgtgtgtgtgtgtctgtcactctggtactgtgtgtgtctgtcaatctgggcctgtgtgtgtgtgtctgtcactctgggcctgtgtgtgtgtgtctgtcaatctgggcctgtgtgtgtctgtcaatctgggcctgtgtgtgtgtctgtcaatctgggcctgtgtgtgtgtctgtcaatctgggcctgtgtgtgtgtctgtcactctgggactgtgtgtgtctgtcaatctgggcctgtgtgtgtgtgtgtgtgtgtgtcactctgggcctgtgtgtgtgtgtgcgagtgggtgtgtgtgtgtgtcactctggccctgtgtgtgtgcgagtgggtgtgtgtgtgtgtgtcactctggccctgtgtgtgtgcgagtgggtgtgtgtgtgtgtgtgtcactctggccctgtgtgtgtgcgagtgggtgtgtgtgtgtgtgtgtgtgtgtcactctgggCCTGtgcgagtgggtgtgtgtgtgtgtcactctgaccctgtgtgtgtgcgagtgtgtgtgtgtgtgtcactctgggccagtgtgtgtgtgtgtgtgtgtgtgtcactctgggccagtgtgtgtgtgtgtgtgtgtgtgtgtcactctggccctgtgtgtgtgtgagtgtcactctggccctgtgtgtgtgcgagtgggtgtgtgtgtgtcactctggccgtgtgtgtgtgtgtgtgtgtcactctgggcctgtgtgtgtgtgcgagtgggtg tgtcactctggccctgtgtgtgtgtgtgtgtgtgtgtcactctgggc ctgtgtgtgtgtgcgagtgggTGTGTCACTctggccctgtgtgtgtgtgtgtgtgtgtgtgtgtga